The following coding sequences are from one Humulus lupulus chromosome X, drHumLupu1.1, whole genome shotgun sequence window:
- the LOC133804268 gene encoding cyclin-D3-3-like produces MAQNKLFKQESISVLDALYCSEEHLEEEVVVVDISQELEEVVVEESYCSINEYIKPSPPILLDQDLVWEDDELISLLAKEKQNEQCNNTLQTNRSLLESRGEAVEWILKVVAHYSFSALTAVLAVDYLDRFLLTSFHVQTEKPWMTQLAAVTCLSLAAKVEEIHVPLLLDFQVEESKYLFEAKTIKRMELLVLSTLQWKMNPVTPISFLDFIIRRLGLKDHLCWEFLKRCESIVLSVITDSRFKSFLPSIMATATMLHVVSSIEPCLQVEYQKQLLGILRIDKDKAEDCCKFILELAPPICRGNQSNKRKFGLIPGSPSGVMDVLFSSDSSNDSWASASSVSSPETLSKKKIRAQQDQLNAD; encoded by the exons ATGGCTCAAAACAAGCTTTTCAAGCAAGAATCAATCTCTGTCTTGGACGCTCTGTATTGCTCGGAGGAGCACTTAGAGGAAGAAGTGGTGGTAGTAGATATTTCCCAAGAATTAGAAGAGGTAGTAGTGGAAGAGAGTTATTGCAGCATTAATGAGTACATTAAACCAAGCCCTCCAATCTTGCTTGACCAAGACCTTGTCTGGGAGGATGACGAGTTAATCTCTTTACTCGCTAAAGAAAAGCAAAATGAACAGTGTAATAATACCCTTCAAACAAACCGATCTCTGTTGGAGTCTCGAGGAGAAGCTGTGGAGTGGATTCTTAAAGTCGTAGCTCACTACTCTTTCTCTGCTCTAACTGCCGTTCTTGCTGTCGATTATCTCGATAGGTTTCTCCTTACTAGCTTCCATGTTCAGACAGAGAAGCCATGGATGACCCAGCTAGCTGCTGTAACTTGTCTTTCTCTCGCTGCGAAAGTGGAAGAGATCCACGTGCCCCTTCTACTAGACTTTCAA GTGGAGGAAAGCAAGTACTTGTTTGAAGCTAAAACAATTAAAAGAATGGAGCTTTTGGTGCTGTCCACTCTTCAATGGAAGATGAATCCTGTAACCCCAATTTCATTTCTTGATTTCATCATTAGGAGACTTGGTTTAAAAGATCATCTCTGCTGGGAATTCCTTAAAAGATGTGAGAGCATTGTTCTCTCTGTCATAACAG ATTCTAGGTTCAAGTCATTTCTTCCATCTATAATGGCTACCGCTACAATGCTGCATGTAGTCAGTAGTATAGAGCCCTGTCTTCAAGTCGAGTACCAAAAACAACTATTGGGTATTCTCAGAATCGACAAG GACAAAGCCGAGGATTGTTGTAAGTTCATATTGGAGTTGGCACCTCCAATCTGCCGAGGCAACCAATCAAACAAGCGTAAGTTTGGCTTAATTCCAGGTAGCCCAAGCGGCGTCATGGACGTGTTGTTTAGCTCTGACAGCTCGAACGACTCGTGGGCCTCGGCGTCATCGGTGTCTTCGCCGGAGACTCTGTCCAAGAAGAAGATAAGGGCCCAGCAGGATCAACTTAATGCAGATTAG